The sequence GGCTCCATAACGTCAGCGGCGTGAGACCTCTGACTTCGCGCGTCCTGGCGGGCGTCCTCCTGATCGGCCTCGGCACGGCTCTCCCGGCGTGCCGAAGCGGGTTCACGATCCCGCGTCCCGACGCCGCATCCGCGACGTCCACCTCGGACTCCGCTCCCCCGACCGAGACACAGACCCTGACCGTGACGCCCACGGCACCCTCGACGTCATCCGCACCGGGTCTCGAACCCGCCGCGATCGACCGGGTGTTCCAGGTCTACATGAACGGACTCGCCAATCACGACATGACCGCGTTGCGCAGCGGAACCTGCCCGAGGCTGCGGGCGACGCTCCTGGGGTTCGAACTCCACGGGCACTACGTCGAGCGCTGGGAGATGCTGCCGTACTCCGTCCCGCCGGGACAGGAGTTCGTGACGGTCCAGGCCAAGGTCACGCAGCGGAACGCGCGCAACGGCGAACTCGCGGGCGACGTCGTCTATTCCTGGTATGTCGAGCGGAACGAGGACACGAACTACTACGTTTGCGGGTGGCTCGACTACGAATGACCCTAGGAGGCCGCTGGTGGACTCTGTAGCGCGACTCGCCCGGGACGAACGTGCCGACTTCGCCGCGTTCCTGCGAACGCTGTCCCCCGAGCACTGGGACGCGCCGACGTTGTGTTCGGAGTGGACGGTCCGGCAGGTGGTCGCCCACGTCGTCGACTACGACGCCCAGCGGTTCCTTGATCTGGCAGGCCAGGCCGTCCGCGGCGGGCTGCGGCTGAACCGGATGAACGCGCTCGGTGTCGCACGGAATCCCGGCCGGACACCGGAAGAGCTGATCGCGCGGTTCGAGGACCACCTCGAACCGCGCGGCCTGACCTCGGCGTTCGGTGGACGGGTGGCGCTGCTCGACGGGATCCTCCATCACCAGGACATCCGGCGTCCACTGGGGTTTCCCCGCGAGGTGCCGCCGGAACGGTTGCGTCACGCCCTGGCTTTCGCGCGCTACGCCCCGCCGATCAAGGCGCGCAAGCGGGCGCGCGGGCTCCGGCTCGTCGCCACGGACGTCGGCTGGTCGGCCGGATCCGGGCCGGAAGTCCGCGGCGCCGGGGAGGCACTCCTGCTGTCGATCGCCGGTCGGGCAGCGGCATTTGACGAGCTGTCCGGGCCCGGCGCGGCGGTCCTCGCGTCCAGGGTGGACGGTCGTCCCGCCACCGGATGAGGCGGCGTCAGCTCGGGAAAACCTCGGACAGCGCGGTGAAAGCGCGGTCCAGCCGGTCGCGGTGCGCGGCGACGACGGCGGTGAGGTCGTCGCCGGCAAGCCGTCGCCGCGTCGTCGCCACGGCGACGACGCGGTAGGCTGCGACGATCAGCGCGGCGACCAGTTCACTGTCACCCGAGAACCGGGGATCGCTCTCGAGCTCATCGGTCAGTTCCGCCTCGATCTCGTGCTCGAACTCGCGCAGCCGTGAAATGAGCGCGCGAGACCCGGCGACGGTGCGCGCGAGCGGCTCACCAGCCTGACTGAGCCCCGACAGCGGGTGCTGTTCCTCCGCGAGCGCGATGCCCGCCCGGCGAAACGCTTCGACGACCCCCACGCCATTCGGCCGCTCGCGGACCACGGCCCGGGCGATGCCGACGGCGTCGGGCAGCCGGTCGAGCGCGAGGTCCTCCTTGCGCTCGAAGTGCGAGAACACGGTCACCTTCGAGACGCCTGCGGCGGCGCCGATCTCGGCGACCGTGACGTCTTCGAAACCGCGCTCCACGAAAAGCTCCGTCGCGACAGCGGCGATATGCGCCCGTGTCTTCGAGCCGCCCCGGTCTCCTCGCTTCGCCATGTGACAACTCTACCTTTACTCATTAAGCTTACCGAGTAACCTTACCGAGTAAAGCTTGGAGTGGTCGTGAACAAGATGGACGTGATCGTGGTCGGCGCGGGGCCCACCGGCCTGTTCCTCGCGAGCGAGCTGGCCTTGCGAGGAGTGCCGGTGACCGTGCTGGAGCGGCTCGAGGAACCGGATCCGACGATCAAGTCCGGTTCGATCAACGTCGCCAGCGCCGAGATCCTGGATCGGCGCGGGCTGTTGCCCGCCGCGGAGGAAGTACAACGCCGTCGCCTGGCCGAAGCCGGCACCTTCACCGGCGGACGTTCGAACCGGACCGTGCGCGAACTGACCGACGCCGCGGGCAGGGCGTCCCGGCGATTCCCGGTCCTGGGGCATTTCGCCGGGATCATGTTCCGGCACGACCTCGTCGACCAGGACGATCCGGTGCTGGCGGCGCATACCGCTGTGGCCAACGGCATCCTGGTTCCCCAGCACGATCTCGAACTCCTGCTCGGCGAGCACTGCGCCAAGCTGGGCGTCGAGATCCGCCGCGGTGTCGAGGTACGGGGTCTGCGGAGCACCGGGTCCGGTCTCGACGACGATGCCGATGTGGTCGTCGAGACCGACGCGGGTGATTTCGCCGCCGGGTGGGTCGTGGCCGCCGACGGCGGGCGAAGCGTCATCCGCAAGCGGCTCGGGGTCGATTTCGCGGGCACCGGCCCGGAAATGGTGGGGTATCAGGCCATCGCGGATTTCGAAGACGCGAGCGAACTGCGCCGCGGCTGGAACTGGACGCCTCGCGGCATCTACACCTACGGACCGGTGCCGGGACGCGTTCTCGTCGCCAGGTTCGCGCCCCGGCCCGAAGACAAGGACGCGCCGGTCACCCTCGAAGAACTGCAGAGCGCGGTGCGCGACGTCACCGGCATCCCGGTCACGATCACCCGACTGCGGGGACGGGCGACCCGATGGTCCGACAACGCGCGCCAGGCGAGCACCTACCGTCGCGGCAGGGTGTTCCTCGCCGGCGACGCCGCGCACGTGCACTCACCGTTCAGCGCACAAGGCCTCAACCTCGGCCTCGGCGACGCGGTCAACCTGGGCTGGAAACTCGCCGCGACCATCCAGGGCCACGCGCCGGCGGGACTGCTCGACACCTATCACTCCGAACGGCATCCGATCGGCGCGTGGGTCCTGGACTGGACACGGGCTCAGGTCGCGCTGATGCGCGGTGACGAACGGACCGCTCAGCTGCGGAAGGTCGTCGGCGACGAACTGTTCGCCGTTCCCGGCGCGACCGACCGGATGGTCGCGCTCTCCTCGGGGATCCTTCAGCGGTACGACGTCGCCGACGACACCACCGCCCCGGTCGGCTCGATCGCCGGGGATGTCGATCTGAAGTCCGGGACCCGGCTCGCCGACCACGCTCACGACGGGCTCTTCGTGCTCGTGGACCGCTCAGCCGATGGCCGGTACGCCGACGCTGTAGGAGGCCGGGAGGAACGGATCGTCCACGTGTCGGATCCCGATGCTTCGCAGCCGAGCCTCTTCGTGCGCCCGGACGGGATCATCGCCTGGGCCGATGCCTCCGCCGACCAGGCACGCAAGCTGCTCGACATCGCGATCCAGCGCTGGGTCGGCTGACTCGATAGCGCGGCGGAACGGCTCAAGGGCTCCCCAGCGGCCGGCTCCGCTGGTGGGCATCGCGACCGTCACACCGCCATGATCACCCTGTCGGGCCACGTGTCCGTAGAATCCGGTGACGATGCGACGTTTCCGGTGGTGGTGGGGTGCTCTGGCGCTCACGTTCGTGGTGGTTCTCGTCGGGTTCATTGCCTTTACCGGGTCGGAAAGCCGCCCAGGGCAGCCGTCCCCGCGCCAAGGCCCACCGGGGACGGGGCCGCTGACGGTCGTCTCCATCGGCGACAGCACCGTTTCCGGCGAGGGCGCGGGCGACTACACGCCTGCGACCAACGGGCAGGGCGGCAACTGGTGCCACCGTTCCCCCAACGCCTTCGTCGAGCAGATCAAGATCCCCGATGTCACCGCGCGGGTGAACCTCGCGTGTTCGGGGGCGCCGTCGGAGCAGATCGCCCTCGGCGAAGCCAAGCAGTGGACCGAGCCCTCTCAGGCCCAGCAGCTCGCGAACCTGATCAAGGACCATCGGGTCGCGGCGGTGGTGATCGCGATCGGCGCGAACGACGAGCCCAAGTTCTCGGCGCAGGTCAACGAATGCTTCAAGGCCTGGTTCTCCCCGCAGAACCCGCCGTGCAGCGCGGCTCTTCGCACCACGTGGAAGTCCCAAGTGGACGC comes from Amycolatopsis lurida and encodes:
- a CDS encoding maleylpyruvate isomerase family mycothiol-dependent enzyme; this translates as MDSVARLARDERADFAAFLRTLSPEHWDAPTLCSEWTVRQVVAHVVDYDAQRFLDLAGQAVRGGLRLNRMNALGVARNPGRTPEELIARFEDHLEPRGLTSAFGGRVALLDGILHHQDIRRPLGFPREVPPERLRHALAFARYAPPIKARKRARGLRLVATDVGWSAGSGPEVRGAGEALLLSIAGRAAAFDELSGPGAAVLASRVDGRPATG
- a CDS encoding TetR/AcrR family transcriptional regulator, which produces MAKRGDRGGSKTRAHIAAVATELFVERGFEDVTVAEIGAAAGVSKVTVFSHFERKEDLALDRLPDAVGIARAVVRERPNGVGVVEAFRRAGIALAEEQHPLSGLSQAGEPLARTVAGSRALISRLREFEHEIEAELTDELESDPRFSGDSELVAALIVAAYRVVAVATTRRRLAGDDLTAVVAAHRDRLDRAFTALSEVFPS
- a CDS encoding FAD-dependent oxidoreductase — protein: MDVIVVGAGPTGLFLASELALRGVPVTVLERLEEPDPTIKSGSINVASAEILDRRGLLPAAEEVQRRRLAEAGTFTGGRSNRTVRELTDAAGRASRRFPVLGHFAGIMFRHDLVDQDDPVLAAHTAVANGILVPQHDLELLLGEHCAKLGVEIRRGVEVRGLRSTGSGLDDDADVVVETDAGDFAAGWVVAADGGRSVIRKRLGVDFAGTGPEMVGYQAIADFEDASELRRGWNWTPRGIYTYGPVPGRVLVARFAPRPEDKDAPVTLEELQSAVRDVTGIPVTITRLRGRATRWSDNARQASTYRRGRVFLAGDAAHVHSPFSAQGLNLGLGDAVNLGWKLAATIQGHAPAGLLDTYHSERHPIGAWVLDWTRAQVALMRGDERTAQLRKVVGDELFAVPGATDRMVALSSGILQRYDVADDTTAPVGSIAGDVDLKSGTRLADHAHDGLFVLVDRSADGRYADAVGGREERIVHVSDPDASQPSLFVRPDGIIAWADASADQARKLLDIAIQRWVG
- a CDS encoding GDSL-type esterase/lipase family protein, translating into MRRFRWWWGALALTFVVVLVGFIAFTGSESRPGQPSPRQGPPGTGPLTVVSIGDSTVSGEGAGDYTPATNGQGGNWCHRSPNAFVEQIKIPDVTARVNLACSGAPSEQIALGEAKQWTEPSQAQQLANLIKDHRVAAVVIAIGANDEPKFSAQVNECFKAWFSPQNPPCSAALRTTWKSQVDAMVPKVTNAVADVKKVLAQAGYVPADYQLVLMSYASPVGPQIPEALRSLNGCPFRTEDLEWMRRDGVSVLSDGLKQASRATSARFLDLSRAGAGHEACSSDPANEWFSRLTLQLRDLGQADRASHALQESFHPNANGHAQIANCLNEFLAARGGNASCLSGPDGKLHAAPEVIAR